A window of the Brassica napus cultivar Da-Ae chromosome C5, Da-Ae, whole genome shotgun sequence genome harbors these coding sequences:
- the LOC106454267 gene encoding uncharacterized protein LOC106454267, whose translation MATHRHIYSVSRKRTVPSYRPYLQCLIIADTSIDQSTFECDDEFLNFPPFEKIENGTLNTNLLIDVIGQVFSLHEIQTVQVAGNDKKKVEFRLMDIKGQSIACSLWGKYAEQLEEHLQQTNNPNMVCMIRFAKIGFYRGDVQITNAFDSSLICFDPDLPECLALENNMSNDEFALALTDKKNDKRQMKDQIDDWNDVGIKPISEIIMATQIEDPDILPQAITDLVGKSICFGLTLGSENVKNGSDIFLVSQVWSGDKILQIESNSEPVTHVSSASSIMSGGEVSLTEKSEANSSEGSSTPFSKRKEKDQVDQTSTSKKLCTKVVKMEKIKDDELNV comes from the exons ATGGCGACTCATAGACACATTTACAGTGTCTCACGCAAGAGGACAGTACCGTCCTACAGACCATACTTACAATGTCTAATCATTGCAGACACCTCTATAGACCAAAGTACTTTTGAGTGTGATGATGAGTTCCTTAATTTCCCGCCTTTTGAAAAGATTGAAAATGGAACTCTTAATACTAACTTACTGATCG ATGTAATTGGTCAAGTGTTCAGTCTTCATGAGATCCAAACTGTCCAAGTTGCTGGGAATGATAAGAAGAAAGTTGAATTTCGTTTAATGGACATCAA GGGTCAAAGCATTGCATGTTCTTTGTGGGGTAAATATGCAGAACAGCttgaagagcatctccaacaaaCAAATAATCCTAATATGGTGTGCATGATCCGCTTTGCTAAAATTGGGTTTTACAGAG GAGATGTGCAGATAACCAATGCTTTTGATTCATCTCTTATTTGTTTCGATCCTGACTTACCCGAATGTCTGGCTTTGGAAAACAA TATGTCAAATGATGAGTTTGCTCTCGCTCTAACTGATAAAAAGAACGATAAGCGTCAGATGAAGGATCAAATTGATGATTGGAATGATGTTGGTATTAAACCTATCTCTGAAATCATCATGGCAACTCAg ATTGAAGATCCAGATATTTTGCCTCAAGCTATAACAGATTTAGTTggaaaatctatttgttttgGTCTGACTCTTGGCtctgaaaatgttaaaaatggcTCAGACATCTTTCTGGTTTCACAAGTATGGTCTGGTGATAAGATTCTCCAAATTGAGTCCAACTCTGAGCCGGTTACACATGTTAGCTCTGCTTCATCAATTATGTCCGGTGGAGag GTTTCTTTAACAGAAAAAAGTGAAGCAAATTCATCAGAAGGTTCTTCAACCCCATTTTCAAAGCGTAAGGAAAAAGATCAAGTTGATCAGACTTCAACTTCCAAAAAACTTTGCACCAAGGTGGTGAAGATGGAGAAGATTAAAGATGACGAGCTGaatgtttag